Below is a genomic region from Candidatus Margulisiibacteriota bacterium.
TTGAAGTTGAAAAAATCTTGGAAGAAGGAGGATATTTAAACACTATGACAGATCTAATGAAAGATAGAATAGTAGATTTATATAATCAAGGGTTAAGCGACAGTGCAATTGGAAGAGAATTAAAAGTAGCACAAAGTCAAGTATCAACGTTTTTACGAGCAAAGGGATTACCGCCTAATAGCAGGAAAAAGTCTAATAAGAAAGTAGAGGTTAAAGAAGTGCCAGAGCATACAAAAGAACCTATAAAAGAAGAAACAAAGAAAAGTATTGATAAACTTGTTGATGAAGTAATCGATTACTATGACGGTCGTATAGAAAAAACAATAGAACCAATTAAGGTAGGGCCAAAAGAAATCATTGAAAAGCTTAAAGAAGAAACACATCAAAACATTGAGGAGATTAAAGAAGTTCTACCTCTGCAAGAACCGGAGCCTGAGGACCTACCGATTGATTATGACGTAGTAGATACTCTAACACCGCAGCAATATTACGAGCTGGCAAAAATAACATTACAACTGTTAAAAATAATTTGGGAGGGATAATCATGAAGGCAACAGGAATAGTTAGAAAAATTGATGACTTAGGAAGAATTGTAATTCCTAAGGAACTGAGGAGAAGTTATGACATTCAAGAAGGTGATCCTTTAGAGATATTCACCGATGAAGAAAATATCGTTCTAAAAAAATATGAACCTCAAGTGAGCTGCGTATTTTGTGAAGAGGATAATCCAGGCGAATTATTAAAATTCAAAGAGAAAATTGTATGCAGGAAATGTGTAAGTAACATAAAGGCGAGTTATGGAAGATAACTGGTATGCGCTTGTAGTAGCAATATTGCTCAAGGTGCCGCCTGAAACAAGCTTTAAAATGCTAAACGAAGGAAGCAGAAAAGTAAGCTCAGCTCTAAACGATAATGATACTTTAGACATGCTCAAGTATAGAGAGGATGGAATTACATTTAAAGAGATAGGTGAGATGTATGGCATCTCTGAGTCAGCTGCTTATAGACGCATGAAATATTATAAAGAACATAAAAAAAACCGCTCTGCTGTAACAGAAGCGGCAAGCTAAAATATAATTTAACCTTATTGAATTATACCAGAGAGAAGTCGAGGTGTAAAGATGGCAAGATACAACAATAAAAAATTAATAATGCTCTGTCCCGTTTGCGGGACGGAGCTGCACATTACAAACCAAAGGGAATTTCGATGTAGGTGCTTGAATAAGTTTGTCGTACTTGGAAGCGGAAAAGACAAACAGCTGATAAAAGCAGAGGACGCCCCGGCAGCTCGAAAGGCAATGCAGGTACGGTGCAGGGATTGTCTAAGCTGCAGACAGGAAAGTTGCACAGATAATGAAAGACCTAAGAGAAAAATTGACATCAACTGCTTAAGAATTTGCAATAGATTTAAGGGAGGTGGAGATGAAAGAAAAAATATTTAAGTTATTGGAACTTCTATTTATGGCAAAGCAAAAAGGTATAGATGTTTTTTTTAACTACAGTTCTCATGTTGAAGTTATAAGGATCTGTATTTGTTTAAAAGGCTGGTATGAAAATTACGAATATGACAAACATTTCGAGTTGTATTTAGATGAAAAAGATGCAGAAAAAAAGGCGGATGAAGCGATTAAGTATTTTGAAAAAATAATAAGACTCAAGGAGGAAGAAAAAAACAATGAGTAACGCATTAGAAGTTTTGAAAAATTATGATGATAAGAAATTCAATGTAT
It encodes:
- a CDS encoding AbrB/MazE/SpoVT family DNA-binding domain-containing protein, which codes for MKATGIVRKIDDLGRIVIPKELRRSYDIQEGDPLEIFTDEENIVLKKYEPQVSCVFCEEDNPGELLKFKEKIVCRKCVSNIKASYGR
- a CDS encoding AsnC family protein produces the protein MEDNWYALVVAILLKVPPETSFKMLNEGSRKVSSALNDNDTLDMLKYREDGITFKEIGEMYGISESAAYRRMKYYKEHKKNRSAVTEAAS